In Lycium ferocissimum isolate CSIRO_LF1 chromosome 7, AGI_CSIRO_Lferr_CH_V1, whole genome shotgun sequence, the sequence AGAATGAGCTTCTTTATAATTTTGCAATAAAAGGAATAGGTTAGGGAACAAACTCTGGAAAACAAAAGGATAGGTGCAAATTAAAATGAGCGCACACATTAAGGGTGCAAAATGAAAAGAACTCCTTTTTTAACAAACAATGATTGTTCATGGTATTGACATTTTAGTCAATGACAAGCGAGATTTAATCAACggatgataaaaaaaaaaaattatatatgctGACCTATATTATAATTTATACATTGCTGAATTGTTATATTAACACGCGAACATTCAGCTTGGCATCCGTGGGGAACCATCGCACAATATGTGGATCTTACgcgcacaaaaaaaatgaaaaaagttatGTGCAATTATGGAGAGTAAACTCCATACTGAAATCGAGATTTTAGGAACATGCGAAGCCTCTCCCATTGAGAGATTGACCCGTATAATTGCACTTTTACTGattttttctttccttggcGAACAAATTCCAAGTCTTTGACAACGTCATATTCAACGCTTTCTGGACTATCAAGCAGCGGCAATGCAACCGAACTATGGGATTCAATATTTCTGATCCATCCGCGCAGCAAAAAATTCACAATCTGCGCATGTAAGTGGGTTGAGATTTAGAGTCAATGTGGGCCCAGAACGAACGTGATCTTATGCATCAAAGACTAACTACGAGGACAATCCGAAAATAAAGATAGCAACTGATATTACTACATAACAAGCTTTGAAGGAAATTTTATGACGAGATGATAACAATGAGAAAGCACGTTGACAGCCAAGATCGAATGTATAGCCAAGTAAGACGGCCTACCTCTGGGACTTCATCATGGGGGCAGTGACCAGCTGGACTAATCTGATAATATGGAGCTTCAGGGAATTGACGTTTCACTTGTAAACCCCAAATAGGCATCACCCAAGGGTCTTCTTTCCCATATATGAGACAGACAGGTACATTGTTCATTCGACACCTAAAAATAGCAAGATGGAAGATTTTAGCTTCGTTACAGTAAaaagaaaccatatgcaaacaaAATGCAGCGGTTATGTAATACTTGCTTTACTTACCCAGTCAGTGCCTCTTTAAAACTTAGTTGTCCCCTAGGAGCGAACATTATTGAGGCAAGGGATGCAGCTGCTGCAGGGTGTTCTGTTACCTCAAGAATACTCGAGAAAACTTTATCTACTTTTGTGGTGTGATCAGCATAAACTTGTTTAAGCACCTCTGCGATACTCTCAGGAGCACTAATTTTCTGCCATCTAGAAAAGCATAATGAAGTGTATAGAGGGATAAGATTTGGGTACCAGCCAAAACCAAAAACATGGAAACAAGCCATAATATTCCTCTAAGACTATGATGAAAGAACGTCAAATCATCCAAGAACGATGCATTTGTTTTCAGCGTGAGTTGCAAAATGTTGACAGATCATTTGGTTTGGTGAAAAGATCCCGGTCAAAACGCTAATCAATATAAAGTGTATTAATGGCAAGAAGAAGATCCTCTTCCTATCTTCTTCAGTGTGTAAGTTTATATAGGCTTAGGAAACTACATAAGTGAAAGAGCAAGTCGTAGCACTTACACAAGTTCTGTGAGTTTTCTGATATTGGTGGGAAGAGGAAAAGTCCCAGCCCATGGAAACAATCTAGATAATCTTGGAGATCTAACAGGATTAGGAAGAAATCCCCAAAAAGGCGTCGCATTCAGCAAGGTTACACCTTTCACCAATTGAGGGTAGTATGCTGCAAAGTAGAGGGCAACATATCCACCAAGAGAATTTCCCACGATGTAGACTGGTTCTTTAATAACCTGCATCATCAAAGGATACAAGGTTACAATTTGTTCCTTATGATCAATATTATTCTAAAGCAATCCCTCAAATTTAACCAATCAATAATTTGGAAGCTTCTCGAAAAGCCCGTTGTACCACAATCATTACATAACTGTTTAGTCAAATAATACGGAGCTTTCCCAAATATCTATTTGGGTATAAACACAAAATGGTGTAAGAATAGGGAAAAGAACATCAGAGAAACATTGCACATGAAGTTCAGTACAAAGTATCTTCCAAAGAATAGAAAACAAATAGCAAAGTATTGTCCAGTACAAATTTCCAAGCTTTGACTTGCACAGTATCATCATTGATTAAGTTGATCAGAACTAGGTATAGCCAACTTGAACAAACACCACAAATAACAGGTATAAGGCCCAGGCAGCGACCCAACATACCAGTTTATAGGGAATCAATCTGTGTTATACCACAACCTAGAACCTAGAAAGACGATACAAACTCTTTGAGTCTGAGATGATATAACCATTAATTAAGTGAAGTTATAGCCATACATTAGTCAAAGAAGgagaacaaaaaaaacaaataaacaagTAGCGCCAAGGAACAGTTGCCTTCCATAATATAGCACACTGTCAACGAATGCATCTGTGACGTGCTCACTAGCGTTCTATCAATATTTACAGTTTCATCTTGAAGAATAATAGGTACATTGATTACCATTTGTTATGAACCGAAGTATATCCGAAAAAAGAACATGCAATTAAAAAGCTAGCAATACATCAATGACAATGCTTAATCTGCAGATCAACCACTTTGAGAAAAAACACGAGGACAAAGATACAAAGTGTACCTCTTCAATGAAATAGCGTACTTGTTCCCTCCATAGATCAACAGAATAGACAAGTTCTTTTGCCCAAGGTTCTGCTTCATCTCCAAAACCCCAGAGAACATTGTCTCCATCACCTTCTGATTCATCTCGTCGTTTGGACTGCAAAGTTGGATCCTCACTAGGTAATGACTTCCCCTGTCCAAGAAAATCTAATGCCCATAATCTGTGATCACGACCAAGATCCTTTAGCTGTTTTTCATAGTGAAAGGAACCAACACCAAAACCAGGAAGAAATAGTATCGGTGCGGAGTTAACATTTTGACATCCAGATTTCTCATAATGAACATTCAGTTTTGGCTTCCATTCCCACAAGCAGCTATCGACCGCAGCAACAGAATCACTTTTAGTTTCACCAGGTAAACTAGGAATCATAACCTTTGGTACTGATTTACGTCTACCAGTCACATCTTGGTTACTGACTTTCCCATCTACCATATCTGAGTAATAGCTTTCGCTCAAGACACTTGAGTCTAAACTGTCGTACCTCTTTAGAGCAGCGATAGTGCAAAATCTCCGGTTCCTGTTTTTCTTTATGCTATAAACATCTAAACCATAAcacaaccttctttcttttagaCATTTGCCAATCAGATTCCGTCTAACATTTAAAATGCAATAATATGGTGTCGAATAGAGAGAAGAAATTTCCATCCTGGAGGCAGCTTTCTGAATTGAATACCTGAAATCGAGAATGTATTGAAATTAAGCATTTATTATCAAAGAATAATCCAAAAGATGCAAGATAGTGATGGAATCTACTCAAGAAACAGGACCATAGAATGTCAGTGATGTACTTCTACACATCTAATTATCACTTCATAGAGCTCAATTAGTCCGGCTTCAGGATAAATCAACTAAGAACAAATTCTTCTAAACTAAAACAATTCAACCTCCTCTTTTCTTGATTAAAACGCATTTTTAACTATAATATCACCCAAATAAAAGCTTGGATTCATCCATCTGGTTACAAGGGGGTCAGGAGCGGATGTACAATAGAGGAAATGGATGCGGCCTAACCCAATAACTTTGGTTCAGAACTTCTATTTGTATTAAGAAATCCATTTAATATGtacaattattaatttagaactaagTAACTAGAATCCCGaaccataaacttcaaatcctggatcCACCAATGAAAGGGCAGACCAGCCTGATCTTGGAAACCAAAAAGCTAAGCAAATATTGCTTAATTCTCTTCTTATACAAATTCACTCAGTAAGTATTGACTGGAATAACCTTCTTCAGCTTACTTGGATATTCTTCAACACACAACTCTTGAACTCAAACACCCAACATAAGATATCATAGTAAACCAAAAAATTAATAACCCAAAAAAACCAAAGTTTCACAATTCCTTTTGGTAAAAACAAAGAAAGCTTAAAAGCCAACTTACTGAACTTAAACACCCAAGAATTAAAATACCAATCTTATTATTACACCAAAATTCATTACTTAAATCTCCAATTTATCAAATATTGTAGTACTAACCATTAAAAGGAACATATAAACAGAACTTACTTTTGTTTGAAACAAGGAAGAGAGAATTAAATATTATTGCCTTTAATCAGCTTTGCAAGATAATTATCAGCAAAATCTCCAAGAATCTAGGAGAGAATATGGAGagagttccttttttttttttcattttaaattcaGTTGCAGAATGTTTGTTATATTTCTACAACGCTCCAGAGTCCAGACAAAAGATTGCTTAAAAACGTGGGATCTATTTAGAAAccaagaaaattaattaatataaatgAGAATATTTAACAAAACTGTAAGCACCAATAAGTTCACACACTTGCTATAGATGATTATAATACAAAATTTGTCATGACATAAAATTTTGTAATAATGTTAATGTAAAATATATAACAGAGTTaaacttcaattccaaactataGAAAATAAACACTGTTtctctattattgttgtttctaTCAGAAACTAAATATTATAATTAGTTAtgcaaaaattatattaataatgCAAATTTTAGAGATGTATGCTAAAATTTGTATTTGAAGGAAGGTGGGAacggaagaaaaaggaaaagacaaaGAGTACACGTAACGAATTGGTGTTGCCAAAGCCTAACAGGGCCACCACGTGGTCGGTTTTCAAATTTTATTGGCTTTAGATATAATGAACAAAAATGATTTATATTTAGCCATTACTTTTTAGATATAGTTTTTTAGTTGGATTGGTACGTTTACTTTAAGTTCTATTTTTTAATAGTATTTTGATAATGTCAGAGGTTTTGATGCCAAATTGTAAAGAAAAATAgtatattcatttttattttgtataaaatatgaataagATGAATTTTAAACAGAAAAACATAATTAACGATAATTCGAATAGTCGACCAAGGCGTGATAAACTGATAATTGTGGTAGGTAGGTAGGTGACACGTCAAAGTGGAGAATTCAAAGGCAAAAGTGAGGAATAAGCTCTGTGAAGAATGAGAGAAACTACACGGCAGAATTCAAATTTGTCGTGTTAGTAAAATTATTTAGAGGGACCATAAAAATATCTAAAGCACCTCGTTTATTTCATGCATCTTATTTTGCACCGATATTTTTCTTTACCCATATTTTGAGCTATTTTTAGCATACTTTTGTTTATCATCCTCACTCTTTTTGTGTATTGGACGTTATTAGTTATTATACTAACGTTACAAGCAGAAACTTTGCTTTATATCTTCAACTTTCTAATCCCTCATCCTGGAATTCTGTGCTTTAATGAACGTTTTGGTCGTATAGCAGAAAATGAGGAGttgtgagaaaagaaaaaagaaaagaaaaaggaatatgtACAAAGTATGCACAACTTGGTGTTTGAGTCAAGAACACGTTATGAATAATAAAACCTTGAAAggaaaaagtcttgaaaagatGTTTAAAATATTAAGGAGAAAAATTTCTTGAAGGTAAATTGAGAAAGTTAAAGTTAGGGGAATTACGCTATATTGATGCTAGTAGAGGTTAGCAATATGCAAAATAGCTCATTACGTACATGTCGCGTCTTTTTTGTAAATGCATAAAGTGAAGGGTTTGAGATATTCCGTTTTCGTAATTGCTCGAGGCACTACTATTTATTTGGAGTCATCAGTTAACTTTTATCTAGGTGTATTGAAATATCTATGttacttttattttgaaaatcgAGAAATAATCTGGAAATAAAGACTCCTAACATTTACATGACTTAATTTTGAAATAAGAAGGTTCAATCATTCCGAGAAGGTGTAAAGCATCCCTTAAAACTCATGTAAGTGCTTATTACCTCTCGATTTTGATTAACAAGTAAAAAATTTAGTTAAGGCATTAATTAGGAAACTAAAATTAAATCTAATTATTAAGCGGAACAATCTTTTGAGAAAAAAGGGGCGACTAAGGACCCCTTGGCCATAAAAATACTATAGATATTCACTTTTCCagaataatttttcactttaattaaaaatcaatgtttgaccatgaaaattccaaattcaaCTTGAAGTTATATTTTAAATGTTGGAAAACAACTTATAACCTGTTTTTCAACTcagttttcacttttgaagttgtatttaagTACATTCAAATATGACCATTAATCCAAATATTCTTTACAAAAAGTATAATCAAACATAACTCAATCTCCAACTCCAATTTCacaaatttcatttaaaatgAATAATATTTGGAATCCACTAAATTATGTTGTGGATATCTGGAATGGCAAAATGTTAGCATGTCCTTGAAGATAAAGTTATGGTAGTAAGTCGAGCATTTAGGAGCCCAGTGTAAATTAAGCCATAAAACAGAATGGGCAGTTCGCACCTACGCtggggtggtatttaattttcCCGCAAATTggtcgtctttaattttttggccTTCGGCACTTTAAGCAACAAAAAGGTGGTCGAAAATATTCCTGACatcgaaaaaataaaaatgaaatttggatttatgacctaatttcgcaagacagagtttcaTAAAAACTATAACTTGTCGGGCAATGTTACATAGAAATTATGTCTTGTCCGGCATAGTGATGTAGAAATTAAATtatccggcataacttcattTCTACAGAATTTATGCCATACAAGCCAGAATTTATGCCAAACAAGGCAAAACTTCTATAAACCTATGCCGAGCGAATAAGTTACTACACAAATTATACCGGAGAACTTCATTTCTACAGAACTGTGCCggacaaggcatagtttctaaaaaaaattgccttGCAAACCatttctacagaactatgcATACAAGACATAATTTCTATGTAATTTTGTCCGACAAGGCATAGCTTCTATGAAATtttaccttgcgatttttttctttttactctgCTGGGGACTGAACCCAGAATTTCTAATTTCGTAGACCAACGAATAAGAATATTTTAACCCTCAAGTTTTTATTAAATGAGAAAtagggtcaaaaattaaagaccagttcGTATGAAGggaatccgcgcaaaaaattgaaaccgaatTGCAACCCAAAGCTATTGACTTAGCCATAAGTAGGCACGTGGTAATAGATTCGTGGGCTTGGACTTGGCTATTCCTATTACTGGGTTCATACGGTTGTACCGGAgggaaaaagaaacaaatggCCATCCGTCCCAAGCTATTGATGGCACAAGAAgcagaaaaaatattttttagcctttctaaaatatttttattttagtattttttaactaatttcagcatatgtatataaactgtatcattcttgtatagaaaatgtatcatatgtatagaaattatatcaatgttgtatagaatatgtatccctacAGTATGTGTTTAGAAAATGTAacattgttgtataatttgtgtttaATAATTGTATAATCAACTTTATGCTTactaattataaatatattatacacatattatacgtGTTTCGGGATATTTCTTGAAGGCTCAATCAACATATACTTACTAATTGTACACATATCACACATGTTTTAGGATACTTTTGAAGgctcaatatgaatttttttcgCCGCATATAAGCTTCCTTTTTGTGGCAAGCTTAGTCGCCACGAAATGTGTAGTTCTTATGGTGACCCCCTGAAGTCGTCACAAAAAACCTTTAACAACAGCAGTGGCGTACGCAGGATTTTTTATAAGCAGTGTCACTATGTAAAAGAGTGAACAACTGAATAAATCACTATAATGATATCATATTATAAAAAGACAACtcaaatcatattaataaaacatagataaagaaacaataaaacATACGTAAATTTAAATATCAATATAATGAACACTAAATAATTTCATtgtagaaattagaaagaaaataaattattgtCATGAAAAAATTGCAAGcacttaataaaatattatggtGAAGAAAGTGCTAACCTGATGTGCCAATCAGGATAAAGAACGAGAAGAACTTATATTCTAATTAGAAAGGTCGGTAGCCATCAATTATACTCTAATtgataaaagaatttttaaGGTTATGACTTATGAGTTCTTTTTAGGGTTTTAGCTTTTAAGTTACTTGACCAATTTGGTACAGAATTAGAGTAGGTAACGGCTAAGTTATTTTACTGGTTTTAGGACCCACTCCTGTTTTgttccatttatattttagttgttttattgatttagaatttaaattatagtataagcaaaaaaaaaaataaggccaggtGGTTTGAAACCGCGACCTTGCCTTCAAAATGGAGCTCTTTACCAACAGACCAACGCAGGCCTTTTTGCTGAAGCAATGTCACATTATTGTTTTGACCTTTTACTTTCGttccatttattttttatatatgtatatttagtaaaaaaaattcgACGAAGCAGTGTCACGTGACACCCCTCGGACCAACATAAATCCGCCCCTGGCAACAGCTGTACATTAACGACCTTTTGTggagactttttttttatcctttgtAGCGACTTTAGTCGTCACAAAAAAGTCTAATCTCTTATAGTGATTGGGCTAGCGCTTGTCAATAGTTTGGGCGGAAAGGCCAATTCGCCGCATTAAGCTCAAACATAGACCACTAAATTTCTGATGGCCAGGTAGTGAAGTATGCACGGTTTGTCATTTAAATGgtctagtctttaattttttcccttcaaatgggctggtctttaatttttggctttCAAATTGAACTTATGCCTATAGGGTATAAGTTCTTTAAGTGCGCAGGCAaacttgtggatattatgatgcgtaaTTTATGTCCTTATAGGCATaaattcgattttgaaggacaaaaattaaagatcagcccatttgaagggaaaaatttaaagaccagcacaaaataggaacaaaagtgcaaatgcgCCGACGTAGTGtcctttcaaaaaaattgagcGGAATGTCCTTCATATGGATTGGTCTTtgatttttggccctcaaatcggtggtctttaatttttgcccctacttctcatttaatgaaaatttgtgggccAACGTACCCTTATTCGCTGGTCTATAAAATCAGATATTCGGGTTCGAACTCCAGCAGAGACAAACATTATGACTTAGGCATAACTTCTATCAAGGCATAATTTCTATATAGaaacttatgccttaagacatagttttgtaggataacttaatttctacagagCTATcccttaaggcataattttaCCTCGAATATGCATAGTTCGCTATGAAACCCTGCCTTACGAATTGTTTTTTACTGCGCGTCGGGTTTCTACAGAggttaaggcctaacttttgcccaaatagGCATAATTGCTATGAAATTTTGCCTTGTGAACTTTTTTTAATACTCTGCTTTGATTCGAATTCAGAATCTCAGGGGTATTTTTAGCCACTTAAAGTGtcgaaagacaaaaattaaagaccaacaatttgagggacaaaaattaaagaccgcca encodes:
- the LOC132063222 gene encoding pheophytinase, chloroplastic-like; this encodes MEISSLYSTPYYCILNVRRNLIGKCLKERRLCYGLDVYSIKKNRNRRFCTIAALKRYDSLDSSVLSESYYSDMVDGKVSNQDVTGRRKSVPKVMIPSLPGETKSDSVAAVDSCLWEWKPKLNVHYEKSGCQNVNSAPILFLPGFGVGSFHYEKQLKDLGRDHRLWALDFLGQGKSLPSEDPTLQSKRRDESEGDGDNVLWGFGDEAEPWAKELVYSVDLWREQVRYFIEEVIKEPVYIVGNSLGGYVALYFAAYYPQLVKGVTLLNATPFWGFLPNPVRSPRLSRLFPWAGTFPLPTNIRKLTELVWQKISAPESIAEVLKQVYADHTTKVDKVFSSILEVTEHPAAAASLASIMFAPRGQLSFKEALTGCRMNNVPVCLIYGKEDPWVMPIWGLQVKRQFPEAPYYQISPAGHCPHDEVPEIVNFLLRGWIRNIESHSSVALPLLDSPESVEYDVVKDLEFVRQGKKKSVKVQLYGSISQWERLRMFLKSRFQYGVYSP